The Kribbella amoyensis genomic sequence GGCGCCTTGAGGTCGGGCTGGTCGAAGCAGGCGAAGATCCGCGGCGCGGCGTCCAGGAACGACATCGCGTACAGGTAGGTGAGACCGTCGGCGGCGTCGACGCTGCGGTGCAGTCCCTCGCCGTCGTGGGAGTACAGCATCGACGCTTCCACCACGAGCTCGTTCGTGGCCGCGAGGCCGGTCAGCTCGAGCCGGCCGTCGCTCAGCCCGGCCACGTCGACGGGTGCGCCGTTGAGGGTCACCGAGACCAGCTCGTCGGGTTTCACGTCCAGCCAGGTACTGCCGGTGGAGGCGGTGAACGCGATCCGCGTGGTGGATCCGAACGTGCGCTCGCCCCGGGTGAGATCGAGGTCGACGTCGTAGGACTGGACGGAGAGGGCGGCGGCCCGGGTACGGGCGCCGTCGACGGTGAGACTCGGCATGGGGCGCACTCTATGCCGACCACCCCAGCGGCATCGATAGGGTTTGGCCATGACCGAGATGGAGTACCGCCAACTGGGCGACTCCGGCCTCACGGTGAGTGTGGTCGGGCTGGGCTGCAACAACTTCGGCGGCCGGATCGGCGCCGAGCAGGCGGACGCGGTCGTGGCCGCGGCGGTGGACGCCGGGATCACCCTGTTCGACACCGCCGACGTGTACGGCGAGCGCGGCGGCAGCGAGCGGATCCTCGGCAAGGCACTGGGCAAGCGGCGCGACGAGGTGGTGATCGCGACCAAGTTCGGCGGCGACATGAAAGGCGTGAACGGTCCGGACTGGGGCGTGCGCGGCTCCCGGCGGTACATCCGCAAGGCGGTGGAGTCGAGCCTGGCCCGGCTCGGGACCGACTGGATCGACCTCTACCAGTTGCACATGCCGGACCTGATGACGCCGATCGAGGAGACCCTGGCCGCGCTGTCCGAACTGGTTGCCGAGGGCAAGGTCAGGTACCTCGGCAGCTCGCAGTTCGCCGGCTGGCAGGTGGTGGACGCGGACTGGGCCGCGCGGACCGCCGGGCTGGAGCACTTCGTCAGCGCGCAGAACAAGTACTCCCTGCTGGACCGGGCGATCGAGGACGAGCTGGTGCCGGCCTGTGAGCACCTGGGGATCGGGATCCTGCCGTACTTCCCGCTGGAGTCCGGCCTGCTCACCGGCAAGTACCGCCGCGGCGAGGACGCGCCGGACGGCAGCCGGCTGGCCAAGCAGCCGGAGCGGCTGGCCCGGGCGGACTTCGACAAGCTCGAGGCGCTGGAGACGTTCGCGGCCGAGCGGGACCTGACCCTGCTGGACGTCGCGATCGGTGGTCTGGCCGCGCAGCCCGCGGTCGGCTCGGTGATCGCCGGGGCGACCACGCCGGAGCAGATCGCGCAGAACGTCGCGGCCGGGTCGTGGGATCCGACGGCGGAGGACCTCGCCACCCTGGACGACCTGACGTGACGGTGATCCTGCTGCCGCCGTCGGAGGGCAAGACGGGACGCTCCCGCGGCAAGGTGGTCGATCACGGCGCGCTGTCGTTCCCCGAGCTCGCGATCGCGCGGGAGACGGTCCTCGACGCGCTCGCCAAGGTGTCCGCCTCGACCGATGCGTACGACGTTCTCGGTGTCGGCCCGTCGTTGCGGGACGAGGTGGAGCGCAACACGAGGTGGCGGACGGAGCCGGCGGTCCCGGTGTCCGAGCTGTACTCCGGCGTGCTGTACGACGCGCTCGGGTACGCCTCGTTGTCGCCGGGAACGAAGCGCCGGGCGAACTCGCGGCTCCTCGTCGTCTCGGCGGCGTGGGGCGCACTGCGGATGGCGGACCGCGTTCCGCCGTACCGGTTGTCGATGGGGACGACGTTGCCCGGACTCGGCCCGCTGGCGTCGTACTGGCGGGACCCGTTGCAGGCCACGCTGGACGAGGTGGCCGGGCAGGGCGTGATCGTCGACTGCCGTTCGTCCACGTACGCCGCCGCGTGGCGGCCGACCGGGGACCAGGCAGCGAAGTGGGTGGCCGTATCGGTCGTGCGGGAGCGTGGTGGAGTGCGCTCGGTGGTCTCGCACAACGCCAAGCACACCCGCGGCCTGGTCGCCCGGCACCTGCTCGAGTCGGGCAAGGACCCGGGCACCGCGAGGGCGCTGCACAAACTGGTCGCCGAGCGGTGGAACGCGGAGCTGGACCGGACCGGCGCCGGCTGGACCCTCACGGTGGTCGAGCACGACTGAGGCCGCGACCAGTCTTGACACCCTCCTCCTGGCGGCGGACCGTGCGAACCAAGGGGTGCCGATCGAGTGCGCCGTGGGTGACGGCGGGCTCACAGGGGGGATTTCGTCATGCAAACGATCCGTGTCGACGCTGACATCAGCGTGCTGAGCGACCAGCTGGAAGTTCCGGGGATCGGGTTCCTGCCCGTGAACGCCTTCGTCCTGCGGGCGGCCGAGCCGGTGGTCGTCGACACCGGCCTGAGCCTGCCCGGCCGCGGCTTCATGGACGCGCTCGGTTCGGTCGTCGATCCGCAGGACGTGCGGTGGATCTGGCTGACCCACCCGGACCGCGACCACACCGGCTCGCTGGTCGAATTGCTCGAGGCGGCGCCGCGGGCCCGGGTGATCACCACGTTCATCGGCGTCGGCATCATGTCGACCGAGCAGCCGTTGCCGATGGACCGGGTCTACCTGCTCAACCCCGGTCAGTCGCTCTCGGTCGGGGACCGGACGCTGACCGCCTTCCGGCCACCGCTGTTCGACAGCCCGGCGACGGTGGGCTTCTACGACGACCGCTCCAGGGTGTGCTTCAGCTCCGACTGTTTCGGCGCGCCGATGCCGAGCGCCGAGCTCGCGGTCGGCGGCGACGTCGGCGACGCACCGGCCGACGCCCGCCGGGCCGGCCAGCTGCTCTGGGCCACCATCGACAGTCCGTGGGTCCACACCGCCGACCCGGCCGCCTTCCGGCGCACCGTCCAGCCACTGCGGGAGATGGACCCGGCCGTCATCCTCAGCAGCCACCTGCCGCCCGCCGCCGGCCACAACGCCGAGTTCCTCGACCTGTTGGAGACCGCACCTGGGGCGGATCCTTTCGTCGGGCCGGATCAGCGTGCGCTCGAGGAGTTGCTGGCCGGCTTCGAGCCGGACGGGCAGGCGCCGAGCGGGACGAGGACGGCGACGACCTGACGGTCGTCGTGGCAGGGATTGTCACAGAGCCTTCATCAACAGGTGGTTTTCTTGCCACCGCTGGTGGGGGAGGGTTAGGAGTGCTCGTTCAGGGGGGATCCGCCCTACCCTCGGAGGCCTGACCGATGCGACGTTCCGTGAAGTTCACCGTGGCCGTGGCGACCGCCTGGCTGGTCGGTACCGGTACCGCGCTCGCGTACCCGCCGGACCCGCCGCCCGCCGGTACGGCCGAGAGGCAGCTGGCCGGCCTGACCGTGAAGGCCGAAGGCTCCACGTCCGGCTACAGCCGCGACCTGTTCCCGCACTGGATCACCCAGTCCGGTTCCTGTGATACCCGCGACGAGGTCCTCAAGCGGGACGGCACCGGCGTGACCGTCGACGGCGACTGCGAGCCGACGGCCGGCCGCTGGTACAGCGTGTACGACGCCACCTACGTCGACGACGACTCCTCGATCGACATCGACCACATCGTCCCGCTCGCCGAGGCGTGGAAGTCGGGCGCGAACAGCTGGTCGACGGCGAAGCGGCAGCAGTTCGCCAACGACCTGAGCATCGCCCAGCTGATCGCGGTGTCGGCGTCGAGCAACCGGTCGAAGAGCGACAAGGACCCGGCGTCGTGGAAGCCGACCAACACCTCGGTGCACTGCATCTACGCGCGCGAGTGGATCTGGGTGAAGCACACCTACGGCCTGTCCCTGCAGTCGGCGGAGAAGACCGCGTTGCAGCAGATGCTCGGCACCTGCTGAATCCGCTCAGCCGTCCTCGAGCAGCCGCCGGCGTTGTGCGTGGATGCCGGCCTGGAACCTGGTCCGGGCGCCGAGTGTCTCCATCAGCTCGGCGACCCGGCGGCCGACCGTGCGGCTGCTGAGGGCGAGCTGACGGGCGATCGCGTCGTCCTTGAACCCGGCCGCGAGCAGTGTCATCAGCCGGGAGTCGAGCGGGTCCAGTCCCGACGGCACCATCGGTACCGCCTGGTCCCACAGCAGCGTGAACATCTCGATCAGCGCGTCCAGCAGCGCGCACGGATGGACCACGAGCGCGCTGTCGACCAGCTGGTCCACCGACAACGGCAGCAGCGCAGCGGTCCGGTCGAACACGGCCAGCTTCATCGGGACCTGCGGGTGGACCCGTGAGGTCTCGCCCGCGTCGGCCGCGGAGTACGCCTCGTCGACGCCGCCTGGGACGTCCAGGGAGTCGGGGGAGTAGATGCCCCGGACCGCGACGCCTTCGCGGAGCAGCCCGCGGACCGTACTGTCGGACTGCTCCACCTCGGCGGCGTACGGTGGCCGGTCGAGGACGAGGAGCTGGCTGGTGGTCCCGTTCAGCAGCTGGGCGAACCGGGCCGCGATCGCCTCCTGGCCGACGATCACCTCGACCAGGTTCTCCGGGCGGTGCTGCTCCTGGGCCCGCAGTTCGGTCAACAGGACCCGCGCCTCGGCCCGGACCCGGTCCAGCTCGGCCCGGCGGACCGCGACCAGCGCGTCCACGGCCACGTCGGGCCGGGTCGGCAGCAACCGCGGCGGGGCGTCCGACGTACTGGTCAGCAGGCCGAGGTCCTCGAGCCGCTGGACCGTCTCGCGCAACTCGGCGGGATCGCGGTCGAGGCGGTGGGCCAGGTCGGTCAGGCAGGCGCCCGGCATCGCGAGCAGGGCGCGGTAGGCAGCCTCGTCGGCAGGTGTCACTCCGACGGATTCGAGCACGACCCCTCCTGGCCAATTCTGGACAAGTCCGGCATACGACACGCTATCTCGTGGCGTGGACCCCGCTGGATTCGATACCACAGGACGGTGTCCCCGCGCCTGTTCCGCCCTGCCGCCCTGTTGTCGTCCGTCGCGCTGCTGATTCCGCTCGGCGGCGCCTCCGCCACGGCCTCCGTACCGAGCCCTGGCTCACCTGCCGGATCAGCGGTTGTCGCCGAGAGCACGGTCACCCTGCTGACCGGTGACCGCGTCGTCCTCGGTGGACCGGACAGCAGCGGCGAACCGGCCGTCACCATCGACCCGCGGACCCCGGGGACGTCGTTCTCGGTCCGCCGCGACGAGGGCCGGGTCACGGTGATCCCGTCGACGGTGGCGAACCTGGTCCCGGACGTGCTCGACCCGGCGCTGTTCGACGTGACCGGGCTGGTCGAGATGGAGTACGACGACGCGCACCGCTCGGACCTGCCCGTCATCACGCAGGGCGTCCCGGCCGGCTTGCGGGCGGCCAAGGTGCTGCGGAGCGTCGGAGCGAGCGCCGGCACGATCGGCAAGGACGCGAGCCTCACGAACCAGCTGACCTCGCGTCGGACGACCACCGGGAAAGTCTGGCTCGACAAGCGGCTCGGCGCGACTGGTTTGCGCAGCGTGACCGCGGCGGCACCCGACCCGTACCTGAACCAGGTCAAGGCGCCGGCCGCCTGGGCGCAGGGCCTGGACGGTCGCGGCGTGAAGGTGGCCGTGCTCGACACCGGCGCGGACTCGGGTCACCCGGCGCTCGCCGGCAAGGTCGCCGAGGCGGTCGACTTCACCGGTACCGGGAGCGCCGAGGACGACAACGGCCACGGTACGCACGTGTCGTCGCTGATCGTCGGCAACGGCGCCGGGTCGGACGGCGCGCGGCAGGGGATCGCCCCGGCCGCCGAACTGCTGTCCGGCAAGGTGCTCGCGGCCGACGGGTTCGGCCAGGAGTCGTGGGTGATCGCGGGGATGGAGTGGGCCGCCGAGCAGGGCGCCGACCTGGTCAACCTGAGCCTGAGCTCCGCACCCGCCGACGGCGACGACCTGGTGTCGAACGCGCTCGAGCGGCTGACCGCGCAGTACGGCACGTTGTTCGTCGCGGCCGCGGGGAACCGGGGCAACCTCGGCTCGAACCCGTACACGATCGGCAGTCCGGGGGTCGCCGCGTCGGCGCTCACGGTCGGCGCCGTCGACGGGGCCGACAAGCAGGCCTTGTTCTCCAGCGAGGGCCCGACCCGCGGGACGTACCGGTTGAAGCCCGACCTGTCCGCGCCCGGCGTGAACATCCCGGGCGCCAAGGCCGGTGCGCGCGACGGCTCGAACCTGTACGTCACGATGTCGGGTACTTCGCAGGCGACGCCGCTGGTGACCGGCGCGGCCGCGTTGATGCTGCAGCGGAACCCGGCGCACACCTGGCAACAGCTGAAGTCGGACGTCGTCAACGGCGCCGACATCTCCACGATCTACGACGGCTGGACCTCCGGCGGTGGGCGGCTCGACCTCGCCCGGGCATCGGCCGCGACGGTGACCTCGGACATCTCCTCGTTCGACCTGGAGTACCTGCGTTACCCGGAGAAGGGGAAGCGCAGCCGCGTGGTCACCTTGACCAACACCGGTAGTACGCCCGTGACGCTGCCCGTGACGGATGCCGAACAGAACTCGGCGAAGGTCGAAGCGCCTGCCGACGCGGTGGTCGCGTCACCGGCCGAGCTGACCGTGCCCGCGGGCGGTACGGCGTCCACCACGATCACCGTCGATCCCGCGTTGCTGCCGGACGGGTTCTGGCAGGGCGGGATCTCGTTCGGCGACCAGGTCCGGCTGGCCTTCGGCGCGTACGACGAACCGGAGCGCTACGACCTGACCGTCAAGGTGCTCGACCGCAGCGGGGCGCCGTACGCCGGGGGCAAGGCGACCGTGTTCAACTACGTGACCGGGGGATCGTCGAACCTCACCCTGGACGCGAACGGGACCGCGAAGGTGCGGCTGGATCCCGGACGGCTGTCCGTCCTCTCGGCGGTGACCGACCCGGCGGCCGGGACGTTCGCGCTCGCCGGGACCGCGGAGATCCCGTTCGGCCAGGACACGACGTTCGTGGCGGACGCGCGCAAGGCCCAGCAGGTGCGGGCGCCGTCGGTCGCGGGTCAGCCGACGCGGCTCGTGCACTCGGCGATCGGTATCTCGCGGCACAGTACGAGCCGTGGTTTGATCGACTTCTACTTCTTCACGCCGGAGGAGATCGCCGCCGGCAAGGTGTTCGTACAACCCACGACCGCGCTGACCGGGGCCGGCTCGTTCGAGGCGTCGAACCGCTGGCGGCTCGAACCGGTCGGCACGGTGAAGTCCGGCGATGCCGCGGCGTACGAGTTGCTGTTTGCGAGGGACCGGTTTTCCTCTCCGCTGGCGCCCGCGGTGAGCCGGCGCGACCTGACCCGGATGGCCCGGGTGGACAGTACCTTCGGCAGTGTCAGCGGTACTGGTCCGCAGACCGTCGAGCGCGCCTGGTCGACGGTCAAGGGCAACATCGGCTGGGTCAACCGGCGGACGGTGACCACGCCGACCCGTGAGGTCGAGCTGCTGACCGCCGAACCGGGTTCGCGGTGGAACCAGTGCATGACAGCGACGACGGCCACCGGGACGAAGCTGTGCGACCGGGAGAACCTGCCGTTCGCGGCCGGGGCCCGGATCGAGCGGGACTTCGGGCTCACCCTGCGGCCGACGGTGGCCGCCGCCTCGCACACGAAGAGCTACCTGTTCGTCGACGCCGGACTCGGTGACACCTTGCACAGCAGCAAGCCACCCGCGACGGCGTACTCCGAACGCCGGCTGGCCCTGTACCGCGACGGCGCGCTGGTGAGCGAGGTGAACGGCGGGTCGAGCTACTTCCAGATCCCCAACGGCCCAGGCCGCTTCCGGCTCGAACAGAGCTGGACCCTCGACCCGGCGCTGTTCCCGCGATCGGGCCGGGCGCAGACCACCTGGGACTTCACGTCGACGCCGCCGGACCCGACCAAGGCGACCGGGGTCCCGCCGGCGCTGCTCGACATCGGGTACGACGCCGACGTGGACGGACTCGGTCGCGCGGCCGCGTGGCGCCCGATGACGCTCGACCTGGTGGTCGGTCACCTGAAGGGGTCGACGGCTTCCCGGGTCACCGGTGCGTCGCTTTGGTACTCGACCGACGGCGGGAAGCAGTGGACCCGTGCGTTGACGGTGCCGATCGGGTCGCGGTACCGGACGATCATCCCGCCGTGGGCGTTGGTCCCGGGCAAGTCGTTGTCACTGCGCGCGGTCGCCACCGACGCGGCCGGCGGCCGGGTGGAGCAGACCGTCCTGGACGCGGTGCCGACCCACTGACGGCCGGGCGCGGGGGACCGGACAGGGGACGCCCGGTCAAGCCTCAACCCCGCGCCCGGCTCCCGCTCTCCCTGCCTGCACAGGGTTCCTGTCGAAGCTTGGTTTCCTGACAAAGTCACGGATCGTCGTCGTGCGTGTCCGGGGCGCGAGCGATCCGCTCGGATGGAAGGATGTTGGGCCAAGGTGCGTCACCCGGGATTCCGTCCCGATTCGCGGCAGGAGGCACGATGAGCGAGAGCACGAACGCGGCCACGGCTTCGACCGATCACAGCCGTCCCGAGCTGAAACGCGTGATGGGACCAGGGCTGCTGTTGCTGTTCGTGGTCGGCGACATCCTCGGTACCGGCGTGTACGCGCTGACCGGCAAGGTCGCGGGCGAGGTGGGCGGCGCGGTCTGGTTGCCCTTCCTGTGCGCGTTCATCGTCGCGATGCTGACGGCGACCAGCTACCTCGAGCTGGTGACGAAGTACCCGCGGGCCGGTGGCGCCGCCGTGTACACGCACAAGGCGTTCGGCATCCATTTCCTCACCTTCCTGCTCACCTTCGCGGTGATGTGTTCGGGTCTGACCTCGGCGTCGAGTGCGTCCAAGGCGTTCGCCGCGAACTTCTTCTCGGCGGTCGACATCGATCCCGAGCGTGGCTCGCTGTTGATGATCACCGCGCTGGCGTTCATGACGTTGATTGCCCTGGTCAACCTCCGGGGCGTCGGCGAGAGCGTCAAGGCCAACGTCGTGCTGACCTGTGTCGAGCTGTCCGGGTTGCTGATCGTGATCGGGATCGGGGCCTGGGCGCTGGCCGGTGGGGACGGCGACACCTCGCGGCTGACCGACTTCAACGTGCCCGAGGGGGAGAGCCCGTTCGGCGCGGTGACCGCGGCGACCGCGCTGGCGTTTTTCGCGATGGTCGGCTTCGAGGACTCGGTGAACATGGCCGAGGAGACGAAGGACCCGGTCAAGATCTTCCCGAAGATCATGCTGATCGGCCTGTCGGTCACCGGTGTCATCTACATCCTGGTGGCGATCTCGGCGGTCACCCTGGTCTCGCCCGAAGAGCTGAACCAGGGCTCCACGCCACTGCTCAAGGTGGTCTCGGCCGGCGCGCCCGGCTTCCCGCTGGAGATCTTCGCCTGGATCACGATGTTCGCGGTGGCCAACTCGGCGCTGATCAACATGCTGATGGCCAGCCGCCTGCTGTACGGCATGTCGCACGAGCGGGTTCTGCCCGGACCGCTCGGCCGGGTGCTGCCGAGCCGGCGGACGCCGTGGGTCGCGATCCTGTTCACCACGGTGCTCGCGTTCTTCCTGATCGGATACGCCGACCTCACCGCGCTCGGTGGGACGACGGCGCTGCTGTTGCTCTGCGTGTTCGCGATCGTCAACGTGGCCGTGCTCGTGCTGCGCCGGGACAAGGTCGAGCACAAGCACTTCCACGCTCCGACCGTGCTGCCGATCCTCGGCGTCGTGCTGTGTGTCTACCTGGCCAGCCCGTTGTCGGGCCGGGCCGGCGCGGACTACAAGATCGCCGGCTGGCTGATGCTGGTCGGGATCGGGCTGTGGGCGCTGACCTGGCTGCTGAACAAGTACGTGTTCAAGCGCCGCTCCGACTTCGACCCGACGCACATCGACTCGGGCGGCCCGGTCAACTAGTCGACGGACAGGCCCCGGGGTCCTCGGAAGGATCCCGGGGCCTGGTCCCGCCGGACCCGCCGGGCGGTCATCAGAACGGTGCCCAGGGCAAGTACTCCGAGGGTGGCCGCGAGCCAGCCGAGGGCGGGGTAGCCGACACCGGCGTCGATCGCGACGCCGCCGAGCCACGGTCCGACGGTGATGCCGACGTTGAACGCGGAGAAGTTCACCGCGGTCGCCAGGGTCGGCGCCCGCCCGGCCAGGCTGAACACGCTGGCGTTGAGGGCCGGGTTCGTCGCGAACCCGAAGCCACCGAGCAGGAACACCGCGACGATCGCCACCACCGGCAGTCCGGCGGCCATGGCCAGTACCACTGACAGGACGGTGATCCCGGTGATCCCGGTCGCGAGCGTGGGGAACGGCTGCGCGTCGGCGGTCCGGCCGCCGAGTGTGATCCCGATCAGCGAACCCACGCCGTACAGGGCCAGGACGGCGGGGACCGCTCCGGCCGGGAGGCCGGTCACGCCGGTGAGCAGGGGAGCGAGGTAGCTGAAGATCACCAGGATCGCCGCGGTCACGAGCGCGGTCGTGGTGTAGGCGAGCCAGAGTCGCGGGTTGTTCATCGCGCGCAGCTCGGCGGCGAGCTGCGGCGTCGTCGCCGGATCGGGGCGGCCCGGCGGGACCGTACTGATGACGCCGGCCATCGCCACGACCGACAGCACCGCGACGGTCCAGAACGCGGCCCGCCAACCGAGGTGCTGACCGATCACGGTGCCGGCCGGCAGGCCGACGATGGTGGCGACCGTGAGGCCACCGGCGACGACGCTCATCGCCTTCGCGCGGCTCGTCGGTGGGACCAGACCGACCGCGGTGACGGCGGCGACGGCCCAGAATCCGGCGTACACGAAGGCGCCGACGATCCTGGTGGCGAGCAGGATCGTGTAGTTCGGGGTGAGGGCGGCGGCGACGTGGGTGAGCGCGAAGACGGTCAGGAACACCAGCAGCGCGGTCCGTCGAGGGCGGCGCAGGGTGACCACGGCCAGCACCGGCGCGCCGACGAGCATGCCGACCGCGAACGCCGAGATCAGCAGCCCCGCATCCGGAATCGAGACGCCCAGGTCCGCCGCGAGCTCGGGGAGCAGCCCGGCGAGCATCAGCTCGGAGGTGCCCTGGGCGAAGATCGCCAGCCCGAGAACGTAGACGGCGACGGGCATCGCGAGTTCCTCCAGCTGTCGGGGCGGACGGGCACCGGCGAACGACCAGGAACAGCGCACTCCACCCGTCCGGATCTCCCCAGCCCGGCCGACGGCCCACCCCCGATCGCACACAGCGATCTGCAAGTCGCACATGGTGACACATCCAGGCCCTGTCGCGCTCGTCGGGGTCCACGATCCGAAAAGCGGGCCGTCCACATCCTGCTCACCCGGCGGTCGCGGCGCGGCGTACCCGGGCGGGTTTTGGGGTAATCGGGCATGGTGGAGGCATGAGCTACCCGACGCCGGCGCGCCGTACCAGCGACGCGGTCGAGGCTGCCCGGATCAGCGGTGGGATCAAGCTGCTGATCGCGATGGTGGGCCTGATGTGGGTGAGCGAGGTCGTCGACACCCTGCTGCACGGCGAGCTCGACCGGTACGGCATCGTCGCGCGCGAGCCGGACGGCCTGATCGGCATCGTGACCTCGCCGTTCCTGCACCTCGGCTTCGGCCATCTGCTCTCGAACACGCTGCCGTTGGTCACCCTCGGCGCGCTGATCGCGATCGGCGGCGCGGCCCGGCTGCTCGCGGTCACCGCACTGGTCGCCGTGCTCGGTGGATTCGGGACCTGGCTGATCTCGCCGCCGAACACGGTGACGATCGGCGCCAGCGGTCTCGTCTTCGGGTACGCCGCGTACCTGATCGCGCGCGGCATCTTCAACCGCCGGATCGGTCAGGTCCTGATCGGCCTGGTCGTCGTGCTGGTCTGGGGCAGCGCCCTGCTCGGCGGACTGCTGCCGCAGGACGGCATCTCCTGGCAGGGCCACCTGTTCGGCGCGGTAGGCGGCGTCATCGCCGCCTGGATCCTGGCCGAGCACCGCCGTCCCCGGCCGTCGGTCGGCTGACCTCAGCTTCAGGAGCCGGCGTCCTGCGAGGGCTCGGTGCTCTTCGGGCGCAGCTGCCGGCGGCGGAGCATCGCCAGCATCATCAGGACCGCGATCACGCCGGGCACACCGGCCGCGATCGGCAGCACTCCGCCGGCCCCGAGGGTGCGTTCCGGTGCGATGTCCAGCCGCAAGGCCTTGCTCGACACGACCGGCGCGGCGGCCTGTCCGGTACCGAGCGCGACGTAGACGACGAAGTGGCCGGAATTGACCGCCTGCATCTCCCACTCGAGCTTGTCGGTGTCGCCACCGCCGAGCGGGTCCAGGTACTGCGTACGCTCGCTGGACCAGTCCTCCGGGTCGACGTAGACACCTGGGTCGACGGCGAAGATGTTCAGGTGCGCGATCGCGCCGGTGAGCTCCTGCTCGCCGGTGTTGCGCACGGCCGAGGTGAAGGTGATCGTCTGGCCGAGTCCGATCGCGGCCTCGGTCCGGTCGAGTTCGACGATCACCTGCTGAGCCGCGCCCGGCGGCGCCTCCACGGCAGCTGAGGGGGTAGGCGCCGCGATGGCGGCGAGAGCGACCAGTGGGAGCAGGTACTTCCTCATCCGCGGCCTCCCGCTCCGAGCCGGAGTCGGCTGGACAGGGCCACCGCGAACCCGACTGCCAGGCCCGCGGCGACGGCCGGTCCGATCAGCCAATGGCCTTCCTGGGCGAAGCTCCTGGCGTTCACGATGGTCCGCCCGAGGTAGCGCAGCCCCGCCGTGAACGGATCGGCCCGCAGCAGCAGGTCACCGAACCAACCACGCTGGGCGGAACTTGGCATCTGGGTCGGCGCGAACAAGGCGAGCAGGATGAACACACTCACCGACAGGCTGACCCGGTTCGTGCTCGAGAAGATGCTGATCAGCAGGCCGAGGCCGACCATCGCGAGGGCGAGCAAGGCCCCGACCAGCAGGCCGCTGCGCAACGAGGTGTCGACCACCTTGACGCCTTTGCCGAGATACCACACGTACGGGATCGCGACCACGTACGCGGCGAACCACAGCGTCAGCGCGGCCAGTCCCTTGCCGACGGTGAGGGCCCAGCGCGGGATGGGTGCCAGTAGCAACGATTCCAGGGTGCCGCGATCGCGTTCGCCGCTGAACGCGTCGGAGGCCGCGAGCAGGGTGAGCAGGGTCCCGAGGGCCACGGCGACCTGGAGGGTGAGGCTGACGGCCTCGCGCTGTTCGAGGAAGTTCAGCGCCTGGTTGGACGCGGTCAGGTAGGTGGTCACGCTGAGCGTGATCGCGTAGGCGAACAACAGCACCAGGCCGCGGCCGCCGAGCCAGAGATCGCGGATCTCCCGCCAGGCGACCACCAGCCACGAGCCGCGCCCGGCCCGTCGCGGCACATCGGAGGCACGCTCCACGCCGGTACCGGCCGGGGTCGTCCCGCCCGGATCGGTGCCGGTCGGCTGGATCGTCATCAGGCCTCCTCGGTGAAGGCGAGGAAGGCGTCGCTGAGCCGGCCGCCCTCCAGGGTGAATCCGAGCACGGGCACGCCGGCCGCCAGCAGGCCGGTCAGGGCTTGGGTGGCGGCGGCCTCCGGCCCGAGCCCAGGCGGCATGCTGAGTTCGAGCTCGCCCAACCGGCCGCCGCCGGTGGACACCGCGCGCACCTGCGTGCCGGCCAGCGCCGTCAGCGCCCGGCCGGTCAGCTCCGGGGGGACCTGGAGCCGGCCTTGCCGCGGCGCGGCCGCCTGCCGGACCACCTCCGCAA encodes the following:
- a CDS encoding ABC transporter permease, translating into MTIQPTGTDPGGTTPAGTGVERASDVPRRAGRGSWLVVAWREIRDLWLGGRGLVLLFAYAITLSVTTYLTASNQALNFLEQREAVSLTLQVAVALGTLLTLLAASDAFSGERDRGTLESLLLAPIPRWALTVGKGLAALTLWFAAYVVAIPYVWYLGKGVKVVDTSLRSGLLVGALLALAMVGLGLLISIFSSTNRVSLSVSVFILLALFAPTQMPSSAQRGWFGDLLLRADPFTAGLRYLGRTIVNARSFAQEGHWLIGPAVAAGLAVGFAVALSSRLRLGAGGRG